Proteins encoded in a region of the Methanomassiliicoccus sp. genome:
- a CDS encoding hydrogenase iron-sulfur subunit — MDTTAPRIGVFFCACGETIMDLIHYETLMEFARAQDGVEHVGKCTLLCSPEGRKLISEEIKGHKLDRVVIAACSPRMYLEEFREAARKGGINPYMVEQANLRDQVAWIHSLDAPAATAKAKDQLHMSIERSRKMTPSDFGPTAVVDEEQCSGCGICATTCRAGSISFVDTGDGHRVAKVDRGECKACGACVAACPSGALNLEGFTNEEIVAQINAFSKGLLDSKEPSPAVLVFACHWCSYPAADLAGLKRMQMDVNFRMIRTPCSARVDPEWVMQALSRGVDGVLILGGKEGSCHYQGGNVKTRNRMVILSKVIEQLGFDPERFSLEWVNADEPYRFSSLIDNFVDKIRELGPNPTRAPEEEEQMTSALHHGRDEITRSTSR, encoded by the coding sequence TTGGACACCACGGCCCCACGTATCGGAGTATTCTTCTGCGCCTGCGGGGAGACGATCATGGACCTCATCCATTACGAGACGCTCATGGAGTTCGCCAGGGCCCAGGACGGGGTCGAGCATGTCGGCAAGTGCACCCTCCTGTGCTCTCCCGAGGGGCGGAAGCTGATCTCGGAGGAGATCAAGGGGCACAAGCTGGATCGAGTGGTCATCGCTGCCTGTTCTCCCCGGATGTACCTCGAAGAGTTCAGGGAGGCGGCCCGCAAGGGAGGCATCAACCCGTACATGGTGGAGCAGGCAAACCTCCGAGACCAGGTGGCATGGATCCACTCCCTCGACGCTCCGGCGGCGACGGCGAAGGCCAAGGACCAGCTGCACATGTCCATCGAGCGCTCGCGCAAGATGACCCCTTCCGATTTCGGCCCCACCGCGGTGGTGGACGAGGAGCAGTGCTCCGGATGTGGCATCTGCGCCACGACCTGCCGGGCGGGGTCGATCTCGTTCGTCGACACCGGTGACGGCCACCGGGTCGCCAAGGTCGACCGCGGGGAGTGCAAGGCCTGCGGGGCCTGCGTGGCGGCCTGCCCCTCGGGGGCGCTCAACCTCGAGGGTTTCACCAACGAGGAGATCGTGGCCCAGATCAACGCGTTCTCCAAGGGGCTGCTCGACTCCAAGGAGCCGAGCCCAGCCGTCCTGGTGTTCGCATGCCATTGGTGCTCCTACCCGGCGGCGGACCTGGCCGGACTGAAGCGGATGCAGATGGACGTCAACTTCCGCATGATACGGACTCCCTGCTCGGCACGGGTCGACCCGGAGTGGGTGATGCAGGCCCTGTCGAGAGGGGTCGACGGCGTTCTCATCCTCGGGGGGAAGGAGGGCTCCTGCCACTATCAGGGAGGGAACGTCAAGACCAGGAACCGCATGGTCATCCTGAGCAAGGTGATCGAGCAGCTGGGATTCGATCCAGAGCGCTTCAGCCTGGAGTGGGTGAACGCTGACGAGCCGTACCGCTTCAGCTCTCTCATCGATAACTTCGTCGACAAGATCAGGGAGCTCGGTCCCAATCCCACCCGGGCGCCGGAGGAAGAGGAGCAGATGACCTCGGCCCTTCACCATGGCCGGGACGAGATCACCCGCTCGACGTCCCGGTGA